The Mucilaginibacter gracilis genomic interval CGGATGCAATGTCTTTCAGTTCAATAATTGAGCTTTTTAGGCGCTGGTTTATTTCGGCAATCAGCGGGTCAAATTTCTCTAAGGTTGTTAATTGGTGGCTGGCTTCGCGCAGTTGCAGTAAGGCCGGGGTTTCGCCCTCGTCCATTAAATAATGAGCTCCCGATAGGTTTCGTTTAATATCGCCGGCATTGTTTAGGGCAAAAAGTTCCTGCTCTAATTTTTCCTGCTCATCGGGGCTAAGAGATGCTTTTTCCAGTTCGTCAAACTGAAACTGGTGATAATCCAGTTCGGCTTTTGCCCTTTCGCTTTCATCAAGCAACTGTTTTAGTTTGACTGTTACCGATTTATAGCCGCGGTAAGTAACGTGGTACTGGTTAAGCAGATCGGGATGTTTGGCTACCGAATCGATAACTAAGAGCTGGAAAGCCGGGTCGTTAATTTCGAGCGTAGCGTGTTGCGAGTGTATATCAATCAACTTTTCGCCCAGTTGTTTTAAAATGGTAAGGTTAACCGGCGTATCGTTAACAAATGCGCGCGATTTGCCATCGGCAGATATTTCACGGCGAAGTACGGTTTCGGGAGCGTAATCGAGGTCGTTATCTTCAAAAAAGGTTTTGATATGAAATTCGCCTATCTGGAAGGTGCCCTCAATAATGCACTTTTTTTGCTGGTTAAAAAAGTAGCGGCTTTCGGCGCGCTGGCCCAATATGAGCGATAGCGCACCCAAAATGATTGATTTACCGGCACCTGTTTCGCCTGTTAAAATATTTAACCCGGCACCGAAACTGATTTCCAGGTTATCAATTAAAGCATAATTGTTTATTTTGAGCTGTTGAAGCATAAAAAAGTATCCCCGTTATGAGGGTACGAAATTACAAATTAGGAAGTAATTTAAAGGAGCTTATTTGCGGTACTTATTAACCGTAGATTTTTACCACAGAGTACACAGAGAGAGAAATACAGAGGTAGCGGAGCTGTATCGCTGGTTACTTAGCCCAATTAATTCTTCTGCAAGGCGGCGTACTTATTGCCGTTACTTGGGTCGGCCTGGTTGAGGATGTTGTAGGCGCGGATGCGGGTTTGCGGGTCGGCGGCACTAAGTATGGATACAAATTCGTCGCTTTTGGTACTAAAAAATATCAGCGGAAGCATGGCACCTAAACCCTGGCGGTCGAGCTGCTCAAGATCGGACAGCAAATCGGCAATGGTTTTGCGCGCGTTTATGGCATTATCGGCCATAGTATCTAAGCCCAAACGGTGGTAGTTGTAATTAAATTCGCGCAAAATGGTGTAACGTTTGTTGTTCAGGTTTTCGGCCAGCCAATAGCGGTTACGGTTGTTATCAAAGGCGTTCCAACCTTTGTATGATGCACTTTGAGCCGCCGTTACTATGGTTTGGGCTTTGGCGAAATAAAGGGAACCGCCAAATTTAGAAAACGAATCGTAATCCATACCCACAATTATGTTGGCATAAAAACCCAGTACCGATGTTAAGTTGCTTTGAAAGTTTTGCTCGTTAAAATCGAGCTGTTGGCCCTCGGTGTATACAAAATCGAAGTCCTTATCGTTAATGCTCAACAAAGCACTGGTATAGGTTGAACCAAAAATTGGCCTGGTTGATTGTACCTGCAACTCGCCACTAAACTTGCTGCTGCCATCCCAGGCGGTTATGTTCAGCACAAGGTTGCATTCAATACGTTCTTGCGGTAAAACCTGGTCGGCACACCATTTGCGGTTGTTCATAAAATCCTTCATGGCGTTTTCAAGCACCTGGAAAACACGCTTATTGCTGGTTTGTATTTTTGGCGTAAGCACCTGCACATGCGCATTCAAATCTTGGCCGTTAACCAGGTTGGTTAGGCAAAGCAGGGTAATAATACAGGCAGCAAGTTTTTTCATGAGTTTATGAGTTCGGTAATTTTATGGCAAATATCGGCAGCAACTTCATCTTTGGTTTTAAGGTCAAAAACGGTTTTCTGTAAATTACGGTCAATAATAGTTATTTTGTTGGTGTTTGTTTTAAAACCTGCGCCAGCATCGTTCAACGAATTTAAAACAATAAAATCGAGGTTTTTTTTGTGCAGTTTTTCAATGGCGTTGCTTTCCTCATTGTTAGTTTCCAGGGCAAAGCCAACCAGTATTTGGCCGGGGCGTTTTAGGGCACCCAGGGTTTTTAAAATATCGGTTGTTTTTTTGAGTTCGATGCTAAAGCTATCTGCCTGTTTTTTTATCTTGATGTTTGATACCGTTACCGGCGTATAGTCCGCCACGGCGGCGCTCATCACACAAATTGTGGCATCATTAAAATGAGTGGTGCAGGCATCAAGCATCTCGGCTGCCGATGTTACATTAATGCGTTTAATTAGCTTGCTGTGGGTTTGTTGTGCCGATGGCCCGGCTATCAAAGTAACGTCGGCACCCAGTTTGGCCAAAGTATCCGCAATAGCGAAACCCATTTTGCCCGAGGAGTGGTTACCTATAAAACGCACCGGATCAATAGCCTCGTAAGTTGGGCCGGCGCTTACTAACGCTTTTTGATTAAGTAACGGGAGGCCTTTTTTTAGCTCGGCGGTTATAAAATCAACCATGTCTTCGGGTTCGGCCATGCGGCCTTCGCCTACCAGGCCACTTGCCAGTTCGCCGTAACCGGGCGGGATAAAAATATTACCGAATGCCTTTAGCTGCGCCACATTATGCAGGGTCGATTCGTGTTTCCACATATCGAGGTCCATAGCGGGGGCAAAATAAACCGGGCACTTGGCCGATAGGTAAACGGCAGTAAGCAGGTTATCAACCAAGCCGTTAGCCATTTTAGCCATTGTATTGGCTGTTGCAGGGGCTATAATAAGTAAATCGGCCCAAAGGCCAAGGTCAACATGGTTGTTCCACTCGCCGGTTTGCGGTTCAAAGTATTCAACAAATACCGGTTTTTTTGATAGGGTTGATAAAGTTAGCGGCGTAATAAAATTGGTAGCGCCGGGTGTCATTATCACCTGTACATCGGCCCCGGCTTTAACCAGCAAGCGCACCAGGAAAGCGGTTTTATAAGCGGCAATACTCCCGCAAACGCCCAGCACAATTTTTTTACCTTCCAGCATAAAGCAAAAATATACTTTATCTGTCAATATATTGTTTGTTAATTTAGAGAACCCTGTTTTTTACATGATACCATGAAAATACCATTTGATACCCTCCAGTCAGAATTTCTAAGAGTTTTGTTAAAGCTCAATATGGATCCGGCGAAAGCCCAACAATGTGCAACCATATTTGCCGAAAACAGCCGCGACGGCGTTTATACCCATGGACTAAACCGTTTCCCCACTTTTGTGGAATTGATAAAGGAAGGCCTGGTTGATATGAATGCCGAACCTGTGCTTGAAAACCACCTCGGCATAATAGAGCAATGGAACGGCAACTATGCGGCGGGTATGCTTAATGCCACCCACTGTATGCAAAGGGCCGTTGATATGGCCAAACAAAACGGACTGGGTTGTGTGGCTATACGCAATACCAACCATTGGATGCGCGGCGGCACTTATGGCTGGCAGGCTGCTAACCAGGGCTGCATAGGTATTTGTTTTACCAACACTATTGCCAATGTACCACCCTGGGGCGGTATTGACCCGCGCCTGGGCAATAACCCTTTAATTATTGCCGTGCCAAGGCAAAACGGACATGTGGTTTTAGATATGGCCGTATCGCAATACTCTTTCGGCAAATTAATGCAGTACCAAAGCAATAACCAGGAGTTGCCCCTGCCGGGAGGTTATGATAACGATGGTAAGCTGAGTACCAATGCTACCGACATTATAGCATCTAAAAGGATATTGCCTATTGGTTTCTGGAAAGGTTCGGGCTTATCGCTGATGCTTGATCTGCTGGTTACCATACTGAGCCAGGGCCGGTCCACAAAAGCTATTACCGAAACCGGGAAGGAAGCAGGTGTATCGCAGGTGTTCATCGCCATACATCAGCCCGATACCGAATTAACCCGCCAGTTAATAGAACAGATACTTGACTACGCCAAAAGCAGCCGCCCCGAAAAAGAAGGCGGAACCATATCATATCCCGGCGAAAATACGTTGCGTACCCGTGCCCAAAACATTAAAGAAGGCATCCCGGTTGATGAAGGTATATGGAACAAGGTGTTGGCATTGTAGCAAACAAAACGTTTGCTACAATGTATTTTACTTAATTATAATGTATAACGGTTTATAAAATGGGTTTTAGTAAAAAGCTATTAATTACAATTACACTATGGGCAGTGGTTGGTTTTGTACATGCGCAAAAGGCATCGCGCCCTTTTCCGCAGCATGTAAAATATACTGCCGGCACCATCATCCCCAACCTGGTGCCGCAAAAGCAGTTGGATAATAGCGTAAAATCGTTTTACATACTTTGGAAAGAGCGTTACATTAATACCAATTGCAACAACGGGCAATACTATGTTTGGTTTGAAAAGCCCGGCAAGCAATGTGTATCCGAAGGGCAGGGCTACGGCATGATGATTGTTGCCCTGATGGCCGGGTACGATAAAAAGGCGCAAAGTACTTACAACGGTTTATACAAATACTACAAGGCGCACCCCAGCACCCGCAGCCCTGCCTTGATGGCATGGGCGCAAAATGCCAATTGTAAAGACCTTGGCGGAAGCAGTGCTACCGACGGCGATATGGATATTGCTTACTCGCTGTTACTGGCCGACAAGCAATGGGGCAGCAAAGGCGATATAAATTACCGCAGCGAAGCCAGAACCATGATAGCCGCAATTATGAAGCAGGAGATAAACGCTAAAACCTTTTCGGTGATATTAAGTAACTCGGTTGAGTATGATAGTGGGGATTATTTTGATACCCGATCGTCGGACTTTATGCCGGCGCATTTTAAGGAGTTTAAAAAACTGAGTGACGATGCCAATTGGGATAAAGTGATTGACCGTAATTACGCGCTATTTAAATTAATGCAAAACAAATACAGCCCCGATGCCGGTTTAATACCCGATTTTATACAGCATGTTAATAAAAAGCCTATCCCGGCAAAGGCAAAATATCTGGAATCGGTTTACGATGGGGCCTACAATTACAATGCCTGCCGTGTACCCTGGCGGATAGCAACCGATTATATTTTGTATGGTGATAGGCGATCGAAAACGATGGTTGATAAAATAAACACCTGGATACGCCAAACCACCAAAGGTAACCCCGATAACATTTCGGCGGGGTATAGCCTGCAAGGCAACGATTTAAAAAGCCGGTATTTTGAGGCCCTGAGTTTTATTGCACCCTTCGCGGTTTCTGCTATGGTTGACCAAAAAAACCAAACATGGCTTAACCAGGTTTGGGACTACATTATAAAATTTGACCTCGACGGATTTGACTACTACGACAACAGTATCAAAATGCTCAACATGATTATTTTATCAGGAAATTACTGGGCACCGGGAGGGTAGTTGATGGTTGATAGTTGATGGATAATGGTTCATTGCTGAGGAAGCGGAGAGTTGATAGTTGAGGTAGTTCATGGATCATAGATGATAGTTCATGGATCATAGTAAGGGTGATAAGGTAGCCAATACCCAACTGCTCTCTATCCTTCCAGCCCCATGAACTACCTCAACTCCATGAACCATCAACCATGAACTATCTTCTATGATCCATGAACCATGAACTATGATCCAAATCCTCCCGCAAGAGTCTCAAACTTATCCCAAAAACCATCGCTGGGTAGTTTGGCATAAATATCAACAGGTTCTTTTTTTATGGGGTGTATAAATTGTATGCGCCTGGCATGTAAACAAATGCTCTTTTTTAAGCTGCCGCGTGGGTAGCCATATTTATTATCGCCCACAATAGGGCAGTTAAGGGTTGATAATTGCACCCGTATTTGGTGCGGGCGGCCCGTTATCGGGTCAACCTCAATTAAGTAATAGCCGTTTAGTTCGCCAATTAGCTTGTAGTTTAATTCGGAGCGCAGGCTGCCTGTCACTTCATGGTCGTGGGCTTTGGTAACGTTTTTTTGCGGGTTTTTTATCAGCCAGTGTACCAGGTTTCCGCTTTCGGGCACGGGCCTGTTGCGCACTACGGCCAAATAGGTTTTGTGTATTTCGCGGCCCTTAAACAAGGCGTTCATCCGCTCAAGCGCCTTGCTGGTTTTGGCAAACATAATAACGCCGCTAACGGGCCTGTCAAGCCGGTGTACCACGCCTAAAAACGCGCCATTGGGTTTATTGTATTTTTGTGCAATGTAGCGTTTAACCTTTTCATCTAACGATTCATCGCCCGTATCATCAACCTGTACAATATCTCCCGCACGCTTGTTTATGGCTATAAGGTGGTTGTCCTCATATAAAACATCCTTGTCGGTTATGTTGTAGGGCGCAGCCTGAAATTGAATTTTACCCATTGGTGAATTTCTGATTTAAGATGTTCAATCTCCGGTTTGCTTCTGTCTCAATACTCATATCTCAATACTCAAATCTAACTAATACTGTTCCTTTTCACTCGGGAAATCGTTAGCCTTTACATCCTTAATATAATTTTGGATGGCACCGTTCATTACATCGTACAAACTGGCATACTGGCGCAAAAAACGAGGCCTAAAGCCCTTGTTAATACCCAGCATATCGTGTATAACTAAAACCTGCCCGTCGCAATGCTGGCCTGCGCCAATACCAATGGTGGGTATGGTTAAGTTTTCGCTCACCTCTTTAGCCAGTTTTGCCGGTATTTTTTCTAACACAACCGAAAAGCAACCTAAATCCTGCAATTTGGCAGCATCTTCGCGTAGTTTGAATGCTTCGGCTTCCTCTTTAGCACGAACGGTATAGGTGCCGAATTTATAAATAGATTGCGGCGTTAAACCTAAATGCCCCATAACCGGGATGCCCGCAGCCAGTATGCGGCTAACCGATTCGGCAATCTCCAAACCGCCTTCTAACTTTACGGCATGAGCGCCCGATTCCTTCATGATGCGGATGGCCGAATTAAGGGCTTCCTTTGAGTTACCCTGGTACGAACCAAAGGGCAGATCAACAACTACCAGCGCGCGGTTAATGGCACGCACTACCGATGATGCATGGTATATCATCTGGTCTAGCGTGATAGGCAGCGTAGTTTCGTGCCCCGCCATTACATTGGACGCCGAATCGCCAACCAATATTACATCAATACCGGCATCATCAACTATGGTAGCCATCGAGTAATCGTAAGCAGTAAGCATCGCTATTTTTTCGCCGCGCTGCTTCATTTCCTGTAAAATGTGGGTGGTAATCCTTTTAACCTCTTTGTGTACCGACATAGTAATTGGTTCTAAATTGCCAAAGGTAGGATTATTTTAGATTTTGGATGTAGGATGTTCGATTTTGGGTAATTGAAGATATTTCGGATTTCGGAAGTTCGATTTCGGATTTATTTGTCCTATAATACCCCCCGCTGTCATTGCGAGGCACGAAGCAACCGCACGTAAGCCAGGCCACTATACATCACTGATATTGCTTCGTACTCGGCAGTTCCAAATCCGAAATCGAACTTCCGACATCCAAAATAAATCTAAAATACCAATTCCGAAATCCGAAATAAACCCATACCTTTGCGCTCGTGAATAAAGAGGTGCTATACTTCCATATTTTCTATCCTATTCTGCGGAACTTTACACTGCCTAAGCTTTCGTTTTTCATTTTTAAATTTCATTACAAATGAGCTACCTAACTAAATTACCTGCCATATTATTATTAGCCGACGGTACCGTTTTCCACGGTAAAGCTGCCGGAAAAATAGGCACCACAACCGGCGAAATATGCTTCAACACCGGAATGACAGGCTACCAGGAAATTTTTACCGATCCATCGTACTTCGGCCAAATTATGGTTACTACCAACGCTCACATTGGTAATTATGGTATCCGTAAAGAAGAAGTAGAATCGGAACAGATACAGATAGCCGGTTTGGTTTGCAAAAATTACAACATAGCCTACAGCCGTAAACAAGCCGACGAATCTATCCAGGATTATTTCCAGGAGCAAAATATTGTTTCCATATCTGATATTGATACCCGCCAACTGGTGCGTTACATCCGCGAAAAGGGAGCTATGAATGCCATCATCTCTTCGGAAATTATGGATATTGATGAGCTTAAAAAACGCTTAGACCAGGTGCCGTCGATGGATGGCTTAGAGCTATCGTCGCAGGTATCAACCACCGAGCCTTACCATTTTGGTACCGAAGGTGCAGGCAAACGCATTGCTGTTTTAGATTTGGGCGTTAAAAAGAATATTCTGCGTAATTTTTCGCACAGAGATGTGTATGGTAAGGTTTTCCCGGCTAAAACCACTTTTGCCGAGATGGAAGAATTTGCTCCCGATGGCTATTTTATATCAAACGGCCCCGGTGATCCGTCGGCAATGCCTTACGCCATTGATACCGTAAAAGAAATACTTGCCGCCGAAAAACCAATGTTCGGCATTTGCCTGGGCCACCAGTTGCTGGCTTTAGCAAACGACATACCGACCAAAAAAATGTTTAACGGCCACCGCGGTTTAAACCACCCGGTAAAAAACATCATCAAAAACCATTGCGAAGTAACATCGCAAAACCACGGCTTCGGCGTTGTGCAGGAAGCTGTAAGAGCGTCGGACAAGGTGGAAATAACCCACGTAAACCTTAACGATCAATCGATAGAAGGCATCCGCGTTAAGGGTAAAAAAGCGTTCTCGGTACAATACCACCCCGAATCATCACCCGGCCCGCACGATTCGCGCTACCTGTTTGATGATTTTGTGGATATGATGGAATAATTTTAGACACATATAATAATGAGCCTGGCAATTGTCGGGCTTTTTTGTTTTAGCATGAGGTGGTTTGGCAGAAGCAAGGGCTCTCAAATAAAAAAGCCCTCTTCCAGGGCAGGAAGAAGGCCTCACTCAAAAAAACTAAACAATCAATTAATATACTTTAAAGGCTAACCCAAATTGGAATACCTGGTTGCGGTATTCGGGCGTTTGAGATGTGCCATCACCATTGTTCTTTTGCAGATCGAGGGCATAGCGGGCACGAAAATCAACCGATTTGCTCAAATCGATACTAAAACCGGCAACGCCGCCAACAATGTTTTTGCGCAGGTTATCCCTGTCGTTATTATACTGTGTTTGTGTAGTGGTTGATATACCGTTGCTGTAAACATTTCTGGTTGATGTAGCAAACGAAAACTGCGGGCCAACCAAAACGGCAAAGCCATCGGCCAGTTTAATTCTGGCCAGCAAGGGCACATCAACAAAATTGCGGGTTTGCGTAAAATCGCCGGATGGGATGTTGGCTTTATAACCCTTTTGTGCATAAAGTACTTCGGGCTCAATACCAAGCGGACCAACTATAGGTATCTCCAGCGTAATACCCGCGTTAAACCCTGTGGTGTATTTGGTATCAAAATTATTGTCGTTAGTTTTTATAATATTTGATACATCAAGGCCGCCTGTGGCACCTATTTTAACCTGTGCGTTTACTGCGCCTGCAACCAGCAATGCGGCAGCTATTAATATAGATTTTTTCATGTGATATATAAGTTAACTACAACACCGCATGAAATAAATGTGCCAATGGCAAAAATTGCCAACTTAAAAACCTGTATTTAACTACAGGTTGTGCCTTTTTTGTGGTTTGCTTACTTTTATGGTTTGATATTAACCAATAATTAAATGGTCGGCGATGTTTAAAATTGTATATTTTACAGTACAATATCACTGTAAAAGCATTAAAAACGCCGCTATATTTCAAATTGAAGGGTATAATTAATAGTTTTGGTTATGCTACACACACGCCTATATAAAAAGCTGCTTATCATCATTCTTGC includes:
- a CDS encoding glycosyl hydrolase family 8, which encodes MGFSKKLLITITLWAVVGFVHAQKASRPFPQHVKYTAGTIIPNLVPQKQLDNSVKSFYILWKERYINTNCNNGQYYVWFEKPGKQCVSEGQGYGMMIVALMAGYDKKAQSTYNGLYKYYKAHPSTRSPALMAWAQNANCKDLGGSSATDGDMDIAYSLLLADKQWGSKGDINYRSEARTMIAAIMKQEINAKTFSVILSNSVEYDSGDYFDTRSSDFMPAHFKEFKKLSDDANWDKVIDRNYALFKLMQNKYSPDAGLIPDFIQHVNKKPIPAKAKYLESVYDGAYNYNACRVPWRIATDYILYGDRRSKTMVDKINTWIRQTTKGNPDNISAGYSLQGNDLKSRYFEALSFIAPFAVSAMVDQKNQTWLNQVWDYIIKFDLDGFDYYDNSIKMLNMIILSGNYWAPGG
- a CDS encoding RluA family pseudouridine synthase, whose translation is MGKIQFQAAPYNITDKDVLYEDNHLIAINKRAGDIVQVDDTGDESLDEKVKRYIAQKYNKPNGAFLGVVHRLDRPVSGVIMFAKTSKALERMNALFKGREIHKTYLAVVRNRPVPESGNLVHWLIKNPQKNVTKAHDHEVTGSLRSELNYKLIGELNGYYLIEVDPITGRPHQIRVQLSTLNCPIVGDNKYGYPRGSLKKSICLHARRIQFIHPIKKEPVDIYAKLPSDGFWDKFETLAGGFGS
- the coaBC gene encoding bifunctional phosphopantothenoylcysteine decarboxylase/phosphopantothenate--cysteine ligase CoaBC translates to MLEGKKIVLGVCGSIAAYKTAFLVRLLVKAGADVQVIMTPGATNFITPLTLSTLSKKPVFVEYFEPQTGEWNNHVDLGLWADLLIIAPATANTMAKMANGLVDNLLTAVYLSAKCPVYFAPAMDLDMWKHESTLHNVAQLKAFGNIFIPPGYGELASGLVGEGRMAEPEDMVDFITAELKKGLPLLNQKALVSAGPTYEAIDPVRFIGNHSSGKMGFAIADTLAKLGADVTLIAGPSAQQTHSKLIKRINVTSAAEMLDACTTHFNDATICVMSAAVADYTPVTVSNIKIKKQADSFSIELKKTTDILKTLGALKRPGQILVGFALETNNEESNAIEKLHKKNLDFIVLNSLNDAGAGFKTNTNKITIIDRNLQKTVFDLKTKDEVAADICHKITELINS
- a CDS encoding porin family protein; the protein is MKKSILIAAALLVAGAVNAQVKIGATGGLDVSNIIKTNDNNFDTKYTTGFNAGITLEIPIVGPLGIEPEVLYAQKGYKANIPSGDFTQTRNFVDVPLLARIKLADGFAVLVGPQFSFATSTRNVYSNGISTTTQTQYNNDRDNLRKNIVGGVAGFSIDLSKSVDFRARYALDLQKNNGDGTSQTPEYRNQVFQFGLAFKVY
- the carA gene encoding glutamine-hydrolyzing carbamoyl-phosphate synthase small subunit codes for the protein MSYLTKLPAILLLADGTVFHGKAAGKIGTTTGEICFNTGMTGYQEIFTDPSYFGQIMVTTNAHIGNYGIRKEEVESEQIQIAGLVCKNYNIAYSRKQADESIQDYFQEQNIVSISDIDTRQLVRYIREKGAMNAIISSEIMDIDELKKRLDQVPSMDGLELSSQVSTTEPYHFGTEGAGKRIAVLDLGVKKNILRNFSHRDVYGKVFPAKTTFAEMEEFAPDGYFISNGPGDPSAMPYAIDTVKEILAAEKPMFGICLGHQLLALANDIPTKKMFNGHRGLNHPVKNIIKNHCEVTSQNHGFGVVQEAVRASDKVEITHVNLNDQSIEGIRVKGKKAFSVQYHPESSPGPHDSRYLFDDFVDMME
- the porD gene encoding type IX secretion system protein PorD, translating into MKKLAACIITLLCLTNLVNGQDLNAHVQVLTPKIQTSNKRVFQVLENAMKDFMNNRKWCADQVLPQERIECNLVLNITAWDGSSKFSGELQVQSTRPIFGSTYTSALLSINDKDFDFVYTEGQQLDFNEQNFQSNLTSVLGFYANIIVGMDYDSFSKFGGSLYFAKAQTIVTAAQSASYKGWNAFDNNRNRYWLAENLNNKRYTILREFNYNYHRLGLDTMADNAINARKTIADLLSDLEQLDRQGLGAMLPLIFFSTKSDEFVSILSAADPQTRIRAYNILNQADPSNGNKYAALQKN
- the recN gene encoding DNA repair protein RecN; translated protein: MLQQLKINNYALIDNLEISFGAGLNILTGETGAGKSIILGALSLILGQRAESRYFFNQQKKCIIEGTFQIGEFHIKTFFEDNDLDYAPETVLRREISADGKSRAFVNDTPVNLTILKQLGEKLIDIHSQHATLEINDPAFQLLVIDSVAKHPDLLNQYHVTYRGYKSVTVKLKQLLDESERAKAELDYHQFQFDELEKASLSPDEQEKLEQELFALNNAGDIKRNLSGAHYLMDEGETPALLQLREASHQLTTLEKFDPLIAEINQRLKSSIIELKDIASEIETIEQRTFINEERALELNARLTLIYNLQKKHRVSTNAELLQIQQDLSNKIQQVLFGDEEIEALQQQIALKKDLLQSLASGLSANRTVAIPLIEKQVQESLSEMGMGNATLKIENAVSATQAFDQNGIDHIRFLFSANKGYALSEMSKVASGGELSRLMLSIKSLIASNTALPTIIFDEIDTGVSGEVANKVGQVMERLSQNLQVITITHLPQIASKGPNHYFIYKDDTAATTYTRIKPLTNKERVVEIAKMLSGDNPGDSALQNARELLKG
- the panB gene encoding 3-methyl-2-oxobutanoate hydroxymethyltransferase, translating into MSVHKEVKRITTHILQEMKQRGEKIAMLTAYDYSMATIVDDAGIDVILVGDSASNVMAGHETTLPITLDQMIYHASSVVRAINRALVVVDLPFGSYQGNSKEALNSAIRIMKESGAHAVKLEGGLEIAESVSRILAAGIPVMGHLGLTPQSIYKFGTYTVRAKEEAEAFKLREDAAKLQDLGCFSVVLEKIPAKLAKEVSENLTIPTIGIGAGQHCDGQVLVIHDMLGINKGFRPRFLRQYASLYDVMNGAIQNYIKDVKANDFPSEKEQY
- the yiaK gene encoding 3-dehydro-L-gulonate 2-dehydrogenase gives rise to the protein MKIPFDTLQSEFLRVLLKLNMDPAKAQQCATIFAENSRDGVYTHGLNRFPTFVELIKEGLVDMNAEPVLENHLGIIEQWNGNYAAGMLNATHCMQRAVDMAKQNGLGCVAIRNTNHWMRGGTYGWQAANQGCIGICFTNTIANVPPWGGIDPRLGNNPLIIAVPRQNGHVVLDMAVSQYSFGKLMQYQSNNQELPLPGGYDNDGKLSTNATDIIASKRILPIGFWKGSGLSLMLDLLVTILSQGRSTKAITETGKEAGVSQVFIAIHQPDTELTRQLIEQILDYAKSSRPEKEGGTISYPGENTLRTRAQNIKEGIPVDEGIWNKVLAL